The following coding sequences are from one Mugil cephalus isolate CIBA_MC_2020 chromosome 9, CIBA_Mcephalus_1.1, whole genome shotgun sequence window:
- the tsr1 gene encoding pre-rRNA-processing protein TSR1 homolog: MVKMVANGEKQQGHRAGTYKQKNKGHKHGKHRTKGEIERENKGRVSVTALTKKQRKEQRKMDRRHKANQLRRNKKDMVLTEKRRLGSRDGPPHLVAVVSLHAGVDAGAITKLLRGQEAGGIVHQERCISGASDSFGLILPRFKQRFTFLSQSTADIHSLLDVAKIADSLVFVLDSTEGWDSYGDYCLSCLFAQGLPSHALVCQGVSDLHVKKRVESRRALSKITEVRFPDARLFPLDSEQDATLLLRHLGSQRQRKLGFRSRRSHLLAQHVTFTPNSAAEGTGDGPTGLGTLCVSGYIRGRPLLVDRLVHISGHGDFQLSQIDAPSDPLPLNVATARPAKPGKGDVDMQVEGGDEAPVRVLMKADPSNRESLQAEAEVDPMEGEQTWPTESELLEAEEARKNKRVMKVPKGTSDYQASWIVDDTEEGDGELDEESSDDDEDDMMDEAMEGDDDETNSQDPGSGSEEEEDEEEEEEVCSSERTGADQRYDDHMDEAAEEEGLKRYREARSNEMFPDEVDTPRETAARIRFQRYRGLKSFRSSPWDPMENLPLNYSRIFQFQSFERTRRRILAEAAIEEEGAMDGWYVTLHIADVPSSVMESVQSGKPLVLVSLLPHEQKMSVMHVLVRRHPSNTEPIKSKEELVFHCGFRRFRASPIFSQHTSADKHKMERFLRPDAPTVVSVYAPITFPPAGVLLFKQRDDGIQDLVATGSLLSCDPQRIVLKRIVLSGHPFKINRRSAVVRYMFFNREDIMWFKPVELRTKWGRRGHIKEALGTHGHMKCVFDNQLRSQDTVLMNLYKRVFPRWTYDPYVPLSLPWVKREVTVDMDDLDME; this comes from the exons ATGGTGAAGATGGTGGCGAAcggggaaaaacaacaaggcCATAGAGCCGGCAcgtataaacaaaaaaacaaaggacacaAACATGGCAAGCACCGGACGAAAGGAGAaattgaaagagaaaacaaag GGAGAGTGTCAGTGACGGCTCTTAccaaaaaacagaggaaggagcAAAGGAAGATGGACAGACGGCACAAAGCGAACCAGCTACGCAGGAATAAGAAAGACATG gtcCTAACAGAAAAGCGCCGTCTCGGCAGCAGGGATGGGCCTCCTCATTTAGTTGCTGTGGTGTCCCTACACGCTGGAGTGGATGCCGGTGCCATTACCAAACTGCTACGTGGACAAGAGGCCGGCGGTATAGTTCACCAAGAGCGGTGCATCAGCGGCGCCAGCGACAGCTTTGGGCTGATCCTGCCTCGCTTTAAGCAAAGGTTCACTTTTCTGAGCCAGAGCACAG CTGACATACACTCCCTGCTGGATGTAGCAAAGATTGCAGACAGCCTTGTGTTTGTACTTGACTCTACTGAAGGATGGGACAGCTATGGAGATTACTGCCTCTCCTGCCTCTTTGCCCAGGGCCTCCCCAGCCACG CACTGGTGTGTCAGGGTGTTTCTGACCTTCATGTGAAGAAGAGGGTTGAGTCCAGAAGAGCTTTGTCAAAGATCACAGAGGTCCGTTTCCCTGACGCCCGTCTCTTCCCTCTGGACTCGGAACAAGATGCCACTCTACTTCTCAGACACCTGGgcagtcagagacagagaaagctGGGTTTCCGCTCCAGACGATCCCATCTTTTAGCTCAGCATGTCACTTTTACACCAAACAGCGCCGCTGAGGGGACGGGCGACGGACCCACTGGCCTGGGAACTCTTTGCGTCTCTGGTTACATCCGTGGCCGACCTCTACTGGTTGACAGACTGGTGCACATCAGTGGTCACGGAGACTTCCAGCTCAGTCAGATTGATGCTCCGTCAGACCCTCTTCCTCTGAACGTAGCAACAGCCAGACCAGCAAAGCCTGGCAAAGGAGATGTTGACATGCAG GTTGAAGGTGGAGATGAGGCTCCGGTGCGGGTGCTCATGAAAGCGGACCCATCCAACAGGGAGAGTCTGCAGGCCGAGGCTGAGGTGGATCCAATGGAGGGAGAGCAGACGTGGCCAACCGAATCAGAGCTGCTAGAAGCTGAAG AGGCCAGGAAGAACAAACGTGTGATGAAGGTCCCCAAAGGAACATCAGACTACCAGGCCTCGTGGATCGTTGATGACACTGAGGAGGGGGATGGCGAGCTGGACGAAGAAAGCAGTGATGATGACGAAGACGACATGATGGATGAAGCCATGGAGGGAGATGATGATGAGACCAACTCTCAG GACCCTGGTTCAGGttcagaagaggaagaagatgaggaggaagaggaggaggtgtgctCCTCCGAGCGAACCGGAGCAGATCAGCGCTACGATGATCACATGGATGAAGCTGCGGAGGAAGAAGGTTTGAAACGTTACCGTGAGGCTAGATCCAACGAAATGTTTCCTGACGAGGTGGACACACCGCGGGAGACTGCAGCAAGAATCAG GTTCCAGCGCTACAGGGGTCTAAAAAGTTTCCGCTCCTCACCCTGGGACCCCATGGAGAACCTGCCCCTGAACTACTCGCGCATCTTCCAGTTCCAGAGCTTTGAACGCACTCGCCGCCGCATACTGGCAGAAGCTGCAATTGAGGAGGAGGGAGCCATG GATGGCTGGTATGTTACGCTGCACATCGCTGATGTCCCTTCTTCTGTGATGGAGAGCGTCCAGTCTGGCAAACCTCTGGTGCTGGTGTCTCTCTTGCCCCACGAACAGAAG ATGTCGGTGATGCACGTCCTGGTGAGGAGACATCCCAGCAACACGGAGCCAATCAAGTCCAAAGAGGAGCTCGTCTTCCACTGTGGCTTCCGCAGATTCAGGGCCTCCCCCATCTTCTCTCAGCACACGTCAG CTGACAAGCATAAGATGGAGCGCTTCCTCAGGCCAGATGCCCCGACTGTGGTGTCGGTGTACGCTCCCATCACCTTCCCCCCGGCAGGAGTCCTGCTCTTCAAACAAAGAGACGACG GCATCCAGGACCTGGTGGCGACGGGCAGCCTCCTGAGCTGTGACCCTCAGCGCATCGTGCTGAAGAGGATCGTACTGAGCGGACACCCGTTCAAAATAAACCGGCGTTCTGCGGTCGTGCGTTACATGTTCTTCAACAGAG AGGACATCATGTGGTTCAAACCAGTTGAGCTGCGAACAAAATGGGGTCGCAGAGGCCACATCAAGGAGGCTTTag GAACACATGGTCACATGAAGTGTGTGTTCGATAACCAGCTGCGCTCTCAGGACACCGTCCTGATGAATTTGTACAAGAGAGTGTTTCCTCGCTGGACATACGACCCCTATGTGCCCCTGTCTTTACCTTGGGTCAAGAGAGAGGTCACTGTGGATATGGACGACTTGGACATGGAATAG
- the taok1a gene encoding serine/threonine-protein kinase TAO1, giving the protein MPNSSRAGNLKDPEIAELFFKEDPEKLFTDLREIGHGSFGAVYFARDVRTNEVVAIKKMSYSGKQSTEKWQDIIKEVKFLQRIQHPNSIEYKGCYLREHTAWLVMEYCLGSASDLLEVHKKPLQEVEIAAITHGALQGLAYLHSHKMIHRDIKAGNILLTEPGQVKLADFGSASIACPANSFVGTPYWMAPEVILAMDEGQYDGKVDIWSMGITCIELAERKPPLFNMNAMSALYHIAQNESPTLQSSEWTDYFRNFVDSCLQKFPQDRPNCEELLKHAFLQRERPESVLIDLINRTKDAVRELDNLQCRKMKKLLFQEAHNGPTTEAQDEEEEPEHSVGRTGTVNSVGSNQSIPSMSISASSQSSSVNSLTDAGDDKSEADIEGDRTVMSNSSVIHLKPEEEARNEESEPNSRPTEPQSPPAHTPRPKRNREHFATIRTASVLTRQIKEHEQDSELREQILGYKRMRRQHQKQLMALENRLKAEMDEHRLRLDKELENQRNSFAQEMEKLVKKHQASMEKDAKTFSNDEKKFQQHIQSQQKKELNSFLESQKREYKLRKEQLKEELNENHSTPKKEKQEWLSKQKENFQHFQAEEEANLQRRQRQYLELECRRFKRRILIARHNIEKDLVREELNKRQTQKDLEHAMLLRHHESMQELEFRQLNTIQKTRSELIRLQHQTELTNQQEYNKRRERELRRKHVMEVRQQPKSLKSKELQIKKQFQDTCKIQTRQYKALRNHLLETTPKSEHKAVLKRLKQEQHRKLAILAEQYDHSINEMLSTQALRLDETQESQCQALRMQLQQELELLNAYQSKIKMQTEAQHEREKKDMEQRVSLRRALLEQKIEEEMVSLQNERMERTQSLLERQAREVEAFDSVSMRLGFSNMMLSNISPDSLSHSFPGAPGSWSHHQQQHSPGSSQGHHWGGGGSAAGLNHQGSHHHYHSSPGGAPMHGGGGHSLWGHPSGGPLGSRGSVGLQNSPQAMGRTPSGERGDQGMSRSTSVTSQISNGSHLSYT; this is encoded by the exons ATGCCCAACAGCAGTCGGGCGGGGAACCTAAAGGACCCCGAAATAGCTGAGCTCTTCTTCAAGGAGGACCCGGAAAAGCTCTTCACAGATCTGCGGGAGATTGGACATGGCAGCTTTGGTGCTGTATATTTT GCACGGGATGTGCGGACGAATGAGGTGGTGGCCATCAAGAAGATGTCTTACAGTGGGAAACAGTCCACTGAG AAATGGCAAGACATAATCAAGGAGGTGAAATTCCTGCAGAGGATACAGCACCCAAACAGCATCGAGTACAAAGGATGTTACCTGCGAGAGCACACTGCCTGG ctGGTCATGGAGTATTGTTTGGGCTCAGCTTCAGATTTGTTAGAAG TTCACAAGAAACCGCTGCAAGAAGTTGAAATTGCTGCAATTACCCATGGTGCTCTTCAAGGGTTGGCTTACCTTCACTCCCACAAGATGATTCACCG AGATATCAAGGCAGGAAACATCTTGCTGACGGAGCCAGGGCAAGTAAAGCTGGCAGATTTTGGCTCTGCTTCCATTGCCTGCCCTGCGAATTCCTTTGTTGGGACTCCATATTG GATGGCCCCAGAAGTAATTTTAGCTATGGATGAGGGTCAGTATGATGGAAAGGTGGACATTTGGTCTATGGGAATAACCTGCATTGAATTAG CTGAGAGGAAGCCTCCACTGTTCAACATGAATGCAATGAGTGCCTTATACCATATAGCACAGAACGAGAGCCCGACACTGCAGTCTAGTGAATG GACGGATTATTTCCGAAACTTTGTCGACTCTTGCCTTCAGAAATTTCCCCAGGACAGGCCAAACTGTGAGGAGCTTTTAAAG CATGCATTTCTCCAGCGCGAGCGACCGGAGTCGGTTCTCATAGACCTGATAAATCGGACTAAGGATGCAGTGCGGGAGCTAGACAATCTGCAGTGTCGTAAAATGAAGAAGCTCTTGTTTCAGGAAGCCCACAATGGCCCCACAACTGAGGCACAAGATGAAGAGGAG gAGCCAGAACACAGTGTGGGTAGGACGGGTACTGTGAACAGCGTGGGGAGCAACCAGTCAATCCCCAGTATGTCAATCAGTGCCAGCTCCCAGAGCAGCTCTGTCAATAGTCTAACAGATGCAGGCGATGACAAGAGCGAGGCGGACATAGAGGGAGACCGCACGGTGATGTCCAACAGCTCCGTCATCCACCTCAAACCA gaggaggaggcacgTAATGAAGAGTCAGAGCCTAACAGCCGGCCAACTGAGCCACAGTCCCCTCCTGCACACACTCCACGGCCAAAACGAAACCGCGAACACTTTGCTACTATACGCACAGCTTCAGTG CTCACTCGCCAGATTAAGGAGCACGAGCAGGATTCTGAGCTGAGGGAGCAGATATTGGGCTACAAGCGCATGAGGAGGCAGCATCAGAAACAGCTGATGGCCCTGGAAAACAGGCTGAAGGCTGAAATGGACGAGCACAGGCTCCGTCTGGACAAGGAGCTGGAGAACCAGAGGAACAGTTTTGCCCAGGAGATGGAGAAACTTGTAAAGAAGCACCAAGCGTCCATGGAGAAAGAT GCGAAAACCTTTAGCAACGATGAAAAGAAGTTCCAGCAGCATATCCAGAGTCAGCAGAAGAAAGAGCTCAACAGCTTCCTAGAATCCCAGAAACGGGAATACAAACTCCGCAAGGAGCAGCTGAAAGAG gagctgaatgaaaaccatTCAACACCCAAGAAAGAGAAGCAAGAGTGGCTGTCCAAGCAGAAGGAGAACTTCCAACACTTccaagcagaggaggaggccaaCTTACAGCGTAGACAGAGGCAGTACCTGGAGCTGGAGTGCCGCAGATTCAAGCGGAGGATCTTAATTGCTCGTCACAATATTGAAAAAGACCTAGTGCGGGAG GAGCTGAACAAGCGTCAGACCCAGAAGGACTTGGAACATGCCATGCTTCTGCGGCACCATGAGTCCATGCAAGAGCTGGAGTTCCGCCAGCTCAACACCATCCAAAAGACGAGGAGCGAGCTCATCCGCCTGCAGCACCAGACGGAGCTCACCAACCAGCAGGAGTACaacaagaggagggagagggaactTAGACGCAAACATGTGATGGAGGTTCGCCAGCAGCCCAAGAGCCTCAAG TCCAAAGAGCTACAGATCAAGAAGCAGTTCCAGGACACGTGTAAGATCCAGACCCGACAGTATAAAGCACTAAGGAACCATCTGCTGGAGACCACACCAAAGTCCGAGCACAAAGCTGTCCTTAAACGGCTAAAGCAGGAGCAGCACCGCAAACTTGCCATCTTGGCAGAGCAGTATGACCACTCCATCAATGAAATGCTTTCCACTCAGGCG CTACGCCTGGATGAGACTCAGGAGTCTCAGTGCCAAGCCCTGCGAATGCAGCTacagcaggagctggagctACTCAACGCCTACCAGAGCAAGATCAAGATGCAGACAGAAGCCCAACACGAGCGTGAGAAGAAAGACATGGAGCAAAGGGTGTCGCTGCGAAGAGCCCTGCTGGAACAAAAG ATCGAGGAGGAGATGGTGTCCTTGCAGAACGAACGCATGGAGCGAACCCAAAGTCTGCTGGAACGTCAAGCCAGAGAAGTCGAGGCTTTTGACTCCGTGAGTATGCGCCTGGGCTTCAGCAACATGATGCTATCAAACATCTCCCCGGATTCCCTCAGCCATAGCTTTCCTGGGGCGCCAGGAAGTTGGAGCCACCATCAGCAACAGCATTCGCCTGGAAGCTCTCAGGGGCACCACTGGGGCGGCGGAGGTTCGGCCGCAGGGCTGAATCACCAAGGCAGCCATCACCACTATCACTCCAGTCCGGGAGGGGCACCTATGCATGGAGGAGGGGGTCATTCGCTGTGGGGCCACCCATCAGGTGGACCCCTGGGGTCACGAGGTAGTGTAGGTCTACAAAACAGCCCCCAGGCAATGgggaggacaccctcaggagaaCGCGGCGATCAGGGGATGAGCAGGAGCACCAGTGTCACCTCTCAGATATCTAACGGGTCGCACCTTTCCTACACATAG